TCGGGTCCACACCGGCATGTCCCCAGGACACCAGCTTGGCCAACGGCTTCAGACCACGTTGACGCGCCTCTTCCGCGCACATCAGCAAGACTGCAGCAGCACCGTCATTCAGGCCCGAGGCGTTGCCCGCCGTCACGCTGCCACCTTCGGGTAGGAACACAGGTTTCAGGCCAGTAAAGTTCTCCATCGTGGCATCCAGACGGACATGCTCGTCCTGATCAAACACGATCTCGCCCTTACGGCTTTTCTGGATGATGGGCACGATCTGCTCTTTAAAGTAGCCTTGCTCAATCGCACGACGGGCGCGCTGGTGCGATTCCAGTGCCAGCTCGTCCTGGTCGGCACGGGTCACGCCATATTGGCGCGCCACGTTTTCGGCTGTAATGCCCATATGAACACGATCGAAAGGATCAGTCAGCGCGCCAGTCATCATATCCATCATGACCGAGTCCCCCATGCGGGCACCCCAGCGATGAGCGCTGGACATATAAGGCGCACGGCTCATGCTTTCTGCGCCGCCCGCCAAAGCCACCTTGGCATCACCGACCAGAATGCCCTGCGCGGCCGACACAATGGCTTGCAGACCAGAACCGCACAAACGGTTCACGTTCATGGCCGGTGTTCCGTGCCCCACGCCCGCCTGCACCGAAGCCACACGCGACAAGTACATGTCGCGTGGCTCGGTTTGAATAACCTGCCCCATCACTACATGCTGAACGTCTGCCGCCGATACGCCACTTCTGTCCAGTACCGCGCGCAATACCGTGGCTCCCATTTCGATTGGCGACACATTCTTCAGTCCACCACCAAAATCACCAATCGCGGTACGGCATGCCTGGACTACAACCACTTCTTTCATATGAATCTCCCTCAATCCCAGTGGGATATGATGACCAGCATAAAAAAGCCAAGCTGACAAAAACGTCCACTCGAATATACACGGCTGCCATGGAAAACCATAAAGCAGACACAAAGACCGTAATTCGCAGTATGGTTTGATACCTTACCCACAAGACACGTTCTTGATAACCCTTTTATAGGATCCCCCCTCATGTACGAGCGTATCCTGGTATGCACCGACGGCTCAGAACTGTCCGCCCACGCTGTCACCCATGCCCTGAACCTGGCCAAGACCAGCGGCGCCAAATTGCTGGCCCTGCGCGTCATTCCGCGCTATCGCCAAAGCTACCTGGAGGGCGGCCCCATTATTGATCAGAAGCTCGACAGCCGTATCGAAGCCTCCTGGGTAGAACACGCGCAATCCGAATTGGCTGCCGTCAAGCAAGCTGGGAAAGACATTGGCGTTTCGGTCAAGGGCCTGGTGGTGAAATCGGAACTGGTAGCCGATGCCATTATTTCTACCGCTGAAAAACAGAAAGCTGACCTGATCGTCATGTCCTCGCATGGCCGCAAGGGCTACAAGCGCCTGCTTTTGGGCAGCGAAACACAGCACGTCCTGACCTACTCGGAAATCCCCGTACTGGTAATCCGCAAGAAAGCCAAGAAAAAGTAAAACGTGGCCAGGCATCAAAACGCAAACTTCGGTTTGCGTTTTTTATTCTCAGGAGCTCCGCATGACTATCAGCACACAGGAAAAACGTCGCCGTTTTCGAGCCTTGCATGAAAGCGGCCTACTGATTTTGCCCAACCCTTGGGATATAGGCGGGGCCAAGCGCCTTGAACGGCTGGGTGCCCAGGCGATTGCCAGCAGCAGCGCTGCGTTTGCCTGGTCAAACGGGCTGGAAGATTTTGAGGTGGGCCGGGATGCGCTACTGGCGCATTTACGAGAACTGGCCGCCTGCACGGATTTGCCACTGAATGCCGACTTTGAAAACGGCTTTGCCGACGAGCCGGAACAGGTCGCCGAAAACGTCCGCCTGGCTATTGACACCGGCATTGCAGGCTTGTCCATTGAGGATCGCCATGGGGACAAGCTGTACGAACTGGAGCTGGCCGTGGCCCGCATACAGGCTGCCAAGCAAGCGATTCTCGACAGTGGCGAGGACGTGCTGTTAATAGGACGCAGCGAAGGCATGCTGATTGACGCACTGAACCTGGAACAAACCATCGCCCGGCTGCAAGCCTTTGCCCAGGCCGGTGCCGATGTGGTTTACGCCCCCGGCGTGCGTGAACTGGACGATATTGCCCACCTTGTCCAGGCTCTGGCACCTACGCCCGTCAATGTGCTGCTGATTCATCCGGGACTGAACATACCTGATTTGGCCGCCATTGGCGTGCGCCGTCTCAGCACAGGCTCACAACTGGCGCTGGCCACCTGGAACCGCTTTGAAGAGGCCAGCCTGCAGTTGCTGGAGCAAGGACATCTGCCCCCCACCCAAGCCCATCGCCGCTGGTCTTGATGCAAAACGAACAGGCATAAAAAAAGCGCAAGCAACATGGCTTGCGCTTTTTACACCTACAGTCAGAACTTAGTTGTCCTGAGCCTGGTCGCTGGACGCGTCCACTTTGGCTTCCTGATCGGTTTCCACAACAGCTTTCTTGGGAGCCACCCAATTCAGGGGCTCAACCTCAAAGACTTGTTTACGACGTACTGGTTTCGATTTGCTCACGAATAACTCCTGCTCAATATCGCCAGGGGGCACTGCCCTTAGCGCCCCGATTTCTTTATTATATCAATGATTAGACCACAAATCAATTTTCTCCATAATATGCAGACATTATGGGAGCAAATTAAGCGACGTTAGAACAAAATAAAGAAAATCTGAAACGGCGTTTTTCATAGACGACTCAGGCCCCAATAACGAATCCAAACCTTTCACCCGCCCGACAAATTCAAGGCCCCTTTTAAAACTAACTTTTTACAAATTTCAGCACAAC
This genomic window from Alcaligenes faecalis contains:
- a CDS encoding acetyl-CoA C-acyltransferase family protein, which codes for MKEVVVVQACRTAIGDFGGGLKNVSPIEMGATVLRAVLDRSGVSAADVQHVVMGQVIQTEPRDMYLSRVASVQAGVGHGTPAMNVNRLCGSGLQAIVSAAQGILVGDAKVALAGGAESMSRAPYMSSAHRWGARMGDSVMMDMMTGALTDPFDRVHMGITAENVARQYGVTRADQDELALESHQRARRAIEQGYFKEQIVPIIQKSRKGEIVFDQDEHVRLDATMENFTGLKPVFLPEGGSVTAGNASGLNDGAAAVLLMCAEEARQRGLKPLAKLVSWGHAGVDPSIMGIGPVPASRLALERAGLSVSDLDVIESNEAFAAQACAVVRELGLDPARVNPNGSGISLGHPIGATGAAITVKALHELQRVQGRYALVTMCIGGGQGIAAIFERP
- a CDS encoding universal stress protein, whose amino-acid sequence is MYERILVCTDGSELSAHAVTHALNLAKTSGAKLLALRVIPRYRQSYLEGGPIIDQKLDSRIEASWVEHAQSELAAVKQAGKDIGVSVKGLVVKSELVADAIISTAEKQKADLIVMSSHGRKGYKRLLLGSETQHVLTYSEIPVLVIRKKAKKK
- a CDS encoding isocitrate lyase/PEP mutase family protein — protein: MTISTQEKRRRFRALHESGLLILPNPWDIGGAKRLERLGAQAIASSSAAFAWSNGLEDFEVGRDALLAHLRELAACTDLPLNADFENGFADEPEQVAENVRLAIDTGIAGLSIEDRHGDKLYELELAVARIQAAKQAILDSGEDVLLIGRSEGMLIDALNLEQTIARLQAFAQAGADVVYAPGVRELDDIAHLVQALAPTPVNVLLIHPGLNIPDLAAIGVRRLSTGSQLALATWNRFEEASLQLLEQGHLPPTQAHRRWS